The Drosophila ananassae strain 14024-0371.13 chromosome 4 unlocalized genomic scaffold, ASM1763931v2 tig00000073, whole genome shotgun sequence sequence GTGGTCTTGAGGTGTCTGGTGATGTTAAATATCACCTTGGTTACTCTTCTGATCGAGCACTTTCAGGTggcaaaaaaatacatttaagtTTATGCCCTAATCCATCTCACCTTGAAGCGGTAAATCCGGTTTTGGCTGGAAGAATAAGAGCAAAACAGAATATAAGATCTGTGCTTGGCATATCAATTCATGGTGATGCGGCTTTCATCGGTCAAGGAGTGGTTGCTGAAACTTTAACCTTGAGCAATATTGAAGGCTATAGGGTGGATGGCATCGTGCACATTGTCATTAATAACCAAGTTGGTTTTACTGCAAGCCCAAGCTGCGCACGATCCTCTTTTTATTGCACTGACATAGCAAAATCAATAGAAGCTCCAGTGTTTCACGTTAATGGAGATAACCCTGAAGCTGTGAGTTTTGTTGCGAATTTGGCGATGGAATATAGGcagaaatttaaaaaggaCGTAGTAATTGACATAATGTGCTACCGCAAATATGGCCATAATGAAGGTGATGAACCGAATTTCACTCAGCCACTTATGTATAAGGCGATATCAAAGCATAAAACTCCTGGAACATTGTATGAAGAAAAATTGACTGCAGAGAAAGTATTAGATGACGATGAAGTAAATAAATTGCGCAGTGAATTCAGGGCAAAATTAGATAAAAGTCTTGCTGAATCAGCGGCTTACACTCCAAAAAAAGCTGACTGGTTCGGTGGAGTGTGGTCAAAATTAAGAAGAGCAAAGTTGAACGATTTGAGCGAATACTACACGGATTCTGGTGTTCCGCCAGATGAGCTGAAAAAATTAGGTGTGCATATAAATAGCAATATCCCAAGTAACTTTAACATTAACAATAAGGTTAGAAAAATACTCGATGGCAGAATAGACAGTATAAATTCCGGTAGTAATATAGACTGGGCAACTGCCGAAAGTCTTGCGTTTGCATCACTGCTTACAGAAGGAATAGGAGTGCGTTTATCAGGACAAGACTCTGGTCGTGGGACTTTCTCGCACCGTCATTCAAGGCTTGTTGATCAGGTAACAGAAGAAGCGTTTATTCCGCTAAACAATATAAATGAAAAGCAAGCTCACTTTGAGGTCATAGATAGCGCACTATCTGAGTATGCTGTAATGGGCTTTGAATATGGATATAGCCTTGATTCCCCGTATTCACTGGTGCTCTGGGAAGGACAATTTGGTGATTTTGCAAATGGTGCACAAATTATGATCGACCAGTTTATCGCATCTGCAGAAACAAAGTGGTTGCGATCAAGCGGTCTAGTTTTATTGCTGCCTCATGGTTATGAAGGACAGGGACCTGAGCATAGCTCCGCACGTATAGAGAGATTTTTGCAACTCTGCGCAGAGGATAATATGCAGGTAGTTAATTGTTCCACTCCGGCGAATTACTTCCATGTCTTACGCAGACAAATGCATAGAGACTTTCGTAAGCCTTTGGTAGTGTTTACACCTAAATCGCTACTGCGTCATAAAAGAGCAGTTTCTAACCTATCCGATTTTGAAGGAAAATTCCTCACGGTGATTCCAGAATGTAGAAAAGGTTTAGTTTCAAGTGATAAAGTACGAAAAGTTGTAATATGCAGCGGTAAAGTTTATTACGATATAATTGAAATGCttgaaacacaaaaaataaacgatATAGCAGTGATACGTTTAGAACAATTCTATCCgtttcctgcagataaactaAGTAATGAACTTGAAAAGTACAAAAACGCTGAAATTATATGGTGTCAAGAAGAACCAAAAAATATGGGAGGATGGTTTTTTGTCAATCCATTGATAGAGGAAGTGTTATCCAATCTCAATATTCAAGCAAAAAGACCTAAGTGTATCGCAAGACCTGCTGCTGCATCTCCTGCATGTGGTTATGCTAGTGTCCATGCTCAGCAACAAGAGGAGATTTTAAGACAGATCGCTTAGTATTTACAGTTATTGAAGCAGAAGTGGTGCTATAAAAGTAGCTGACACTTGAATCCGGTTGCATTACGCGCTGCGGCCAGGCGCAATAGAAAACGCATTACACCAATAAAGCCCTTTTGGTACTCAAGCAAATATAAAAGATTTTtattctattaaaaaaaatttaatttttattaaaattttcatttatttttatttaaaaagtaaacattattaatatttactttaattaatataggatatatatgaatacaaaaatatttgagATGTTAATAAGGAGAACTGGTCTACGCAGAGATAGCAAAGCTGAGATCATACAGTTAAATAGAAATGAAAAAGCTTTTGTAGATGAGGATAAAGAATCTATCGAATTAGCTGAGGCCATTTTTGAAGAGAATAATATGTTTCATTTCCGCAAACCAGGTCCTGCTATGGATTACATTTTGCACAAATTAATAAATGATAGGAAGCTTTTCGAGGAAATGAAAGATAGAGGTACAAGTATAATACGTCTTTTTTCTTTGTTATCAATGTATCATGGTCGTCTCAATTGCTGTGTTATAAGAAAAGGAGGGTGTATTACTGAGTGTGGCATACTTGATTACGCTGGCACCTATCCAGAACTAGTGCCTTTAGAGGACTTTATACTTATTGAGCCTTGCTCGTACCTCGAGTACACTGTGCTTGATAATGATAACATCAGAAATAGGTTAGCTAGAGACTTGACTGAAGACAAAACAAAATTAGATATCTTTTTGAATGGAATTTTAGCAACAAAGAATTCGGATTTAGTATTATCTTGTATTAACAAGATAGAGGTTCTTAATGAGGAAGATAGATACTTTGTTAATCGTTTACAGAAAAACAACATGCTAGACTACATCTTAAACAAAGATGATACAACACTTGCAAAATCAACTCTAAAGGAATTGTTGAAGCTTTCTATTTTGCAGGAAGGAGAAAGCACTAAGCTAGAATCTCCCCAAGCTTCAAGTGTAAATGTTAGCAAAGCTCAGCAACATTGTAGTATATAGCTGGTgataaagtttaaaataattgCATATACTGAGGCTCATTTAGGTATAGAGCCTCAGTGGTgcttaattttttcaatttatggTAGCCCTACTATGATGTAGATCTATGCTCGCTTATAACTAAAATTTTACCTCTATTAGTGGAATGTTATTCCAGCTATTGCTTCCATAGTCATCAATCGAAGCGTTTAAGTAATCTGTATCAAAGCGTACGGGCACATCAAATTCAAAGCTCGCAGTGATTATCACATCTTTTACTGGCGGTTTCATGAATGTTATTTCTCCCGTTGAATAATTTACTGAATATTCACTCTCTTCTTTAccatttaaataaatctttACTGTCCCATGTACTGGCTTTTTGATCATACGTATATGCTTATCTTCCCCACTTACATAAGTTTTGATTAGCTGAAAAGTCGTTTTTTTGTTATCTCCTATACCAATCTCTTGATTAATGGCTATAAAATCCGACCAATCCTTAAAACGAAACCCTATTGCTTTACCTTTTCGTGCATGAAAAAATGTTATTAGTTCTAGTAGCTGCTCGTTTGATCTGACCCCGTAAGCTATGTTGTATCTAGTGCGTGCATGAGACCAATTGATGTTGCGCTGTTCACAACCGTTATGAGTTGTTACAACGTCAGTGGAAAATTCCGGTCCTCCAGCGGAACCataagatatattttctggAAATCTAATTTCTGTGAATGACATATACCCTCCTGTGAAAGTAAAATAGTTTGGTTGAAGAAAATGTTGTAATTTGAAAGCGTTTCACATAGTAAATGACGCTATGGAAAGTGGATGAGACTACTGAGTTAAACTGCTGTCACACCCACAGTTACTATACTCAGGTTCATTTGAGTTgtcaagcaaaaaaaataaaattttatggcAAACTGTAACTAGCCTTGCTTGTGACTTAATTCATCTACTTTTTTGCGTAATACATTCAAATCAGTTGCTCCTACAAACAGGCTATctccaattattaaaaaaggtGTACCACCTACTCCCAAATCTCTTACTAGAAGCCTACTGTTGTTTATCATTTGCTCAATTTTGTCCGCGTTATCTTTTATGGAATCATTAAAATCGTCCTCATCAATCCCTATGTTTTTCACTATATCCAATATGCTTTCGTCTGAAAATTCTCCTTTGTGACTTAAAGCAGCATGGTGAaaatcgaaatatttttctttatcgAGAAAATAGACAGCTAAAGCACTTTTTGCTGCCTTTAAAGAAGCGTTACTAAGTATTGGAGCATCTCTAAAGATATACTTAATTTTACCGTCGTTAATTAACTGCTTTATATCATTCTTCATAGCTTTGCAATATCCACAAGAATAGTCAAGGAAGCCTGCAACTATAACACTACTATTTTCATTTCCGGAGTAAGGATAAGTAAGGTCAAATATTTCATCCTTGTATTGTGAAATTTTACTTTTGGTTACATTATCTCGAGCAGCGTAACTACTTTTAATCGACTCCTCTTTGAGAGTTTTTACGATCTTATCAAAATTTCTACTGATATAATCATCTAATCTCGTACTTATTTGGTCATCGGTTAGGGTTTGACCGCGGTGTGAAAGCCAATTGTTTATTACTGGTAAACTTGCTACTGCCAGTATAAGAATCAATAAAAACGATATTCTAGACATATACTTATTAAAGAACCTACAATATAAAACTTTTAGTACACATTTATCTATATATTAAAAGAagcatctaatgttaatatataaaaacatttatATCAAGTGTATTTTATAGTCAGTTTTGCCTCGAATACAAACTTTACGTACAATGATTAGGTATATTGTCACAAAGTTCATCAGAAGACTTGATAATGTAGGTGACCAAACTACCTCCAGAATAGCCAATTGTGAGATGCTCTATCTTTTACCGCCACGCTGTAAATACGGCGGTAAAACAAAGTTGATAATTTTATTCCGCTGTGTATAATTTCAACAAACTCCGCGGAATAAACATATGAGTGAACCAATAATTGGCAGAGAAAAAGAAATAGCTATTCTACAAGACAAACTTCTTTCTCAATCAGCCGAATTTATTGCTGTTTATGGTCGGCGTCGTGTAAATGTTGTATTATCTGCATTTTATCAGCATAATATAGAAGTAATGTAATGCAGATATTATGCCGATGCCAAATTATACGATTACTTCTAAAATTGCTAATTGCCTTATGAGGATTGaagcagcaaaagaaaaagTGTTACATTTGCCACTCACTGTATCGATGCTCTCGTCCCTTCGTGAAACTGCACGGCTTTATACCACACACTATTCTACTATGATTGAAGGAAATCGACTTGAACCTAAACAGATTGAAGAGGTTTTAAGTGGTAAAAGCCACTTTCCAAAATATAGGAGAGATGAAAATGAGGTTAAAGGATATTATGCAGCTTTAACTCAAGTtgaacaatgggcagcaaggGAAGTGCCTATTACTGAGAAAGCTATTCAAACACTGCATGCTCTAGTAATGGCAAGTGgaaaatctaaaataaaatcaacacCTTATCGTGATGGTCAAAATGTTATCCGCGATAGTCTTACACGTGCAATAATTTATATGCCACCTGAAGCAAAGGATGTACCAAAGCTCATGAGCAGTATGATTGATTGGATTCGTAACAGTGAGCAAGTGCCTTGCCCAATTATTGCAGGTATTGCGCATTATCAATTTGTAACAATTCACCATTACTATGACGGTAATGGTCGTACTGCAAGATTGTTGACTACATTAATTTTACACCTTGGTGGGTATGACCTAAAAGGACTTTATTCATTGGAAGAATATTATGCTAAGAATCTAGGAGCGTATTATGAAGCAATCAGTATAGGTCCATCGCACAACTATTACATGGGACGAGCTGAAGCAGATATTACTAAGTGGGTGGAGTATTTCGTAGAAGGTATGGCAAATTCATTTGAGAACGTTTTACAACGTATAAATAAAGAAGAATACCACGCTGATCAGACTGATCTTATACGTAAGCTTGATCCTAAACAGCGTAGGGCTCTTGAGCTCTTCCAGGAGTTTTCCGCTATTACAGCTAGTCAGGTTGGCGaactatttaattttaagCCTCGTACCAGTGCGCAACTTTGTAAAAAGTGGGTGGAAATGGGGTTTATCAAGATTGTAGATTTTTCCAATAGAGGAAGGAAATACAAACTTAGTAAGCAATATGAAGATTTGATCTCAAATTAACTGAAAGCTCGCTAGGCAGGAAAGTAGTGCATAGGTCAAATTTCAATAAAGTGCTTGAAAACTAAATGtaaacttaaaattttaaaaactgGAATATGTACAACAACTTACGTGACTTCATCAAAGCcttagaagaaaaaaaagatcTGATTAGGATTAAGGAGGAAGTTTCAATAGTTCTTGAAATGACAGAAATTCACCGTAGGGTTTTGTCAAACAAAGGGCCAGCTATCATCTTTGAAAATGTTGTCACAGAAAACGGCAAAAATTCGATTCCAGTTTTAGTGAATTTATTCGGTACTATTGAAAGAATTGCCTTGGGACTGAACATAAATCCTGGTGAGCTAAGAGATCTTGGTAAACTTTTAGCATTTTTGCAATCACCTGAGCCGCCAAAAAACTTTAAAGATGCTATGAAGATGTTTCCTCTGCTAAAAGTCGTGTTATCGATGCGAAGTAAAGTCGTGAGCAAAGCTCCATGTCAAGAGGTAGTGCTAACCGGAGATGAAGTGGACCTAAGTCTACTGCCCATTCAAATATGCTGGCCAAATGAACCTGCACCACTTATCACCTGGCCGATTGTGGTGACAAAAGGACCTACGAAAGACAAACAAGATAATTTCAATCTTGGAATATATCGTATGCAGGTCATAGATAAAAAAACAACTCTAATGCGTTGGCTTGCGCATCGTGGAGGAGCAGGTCACCATAAACGATGGAAAGAGAAGGaacaaaatatgaaatttcctgctgctgctgtgatCGGTAGTGATCCTGCAACGATTATTGCTGCAGTAACTCCAGTGCCAGAAACATTGTCAGAATACCAATTTGCTGGACTGCTGCGAAAGAAGCCGCTTGAGCTGGTAAATTGTAAGACTATTCCACTTCAAGTACCAGCTCACGCGGAAATCGTTCTGGAAGGCTATGTGAGTTTGGATAGATATCAAGACGAAGGGCCATACGGAGATCACACCGGCTACTATAATTCTGTTGAGCAATTTCCTGAATTTAATATTACTGCAATTACTATGCGTAAAAACCCGATATATCTTAGCACTTTCACTGGCAAGCCACCTGATGAACCATCGATTCTTGGTGAAGCACtcaatgaaatttttgtgcCCATTCTTATCAATCAATTTCCAGAGATAGTGGACTTTTATCTGCCACCGGAAGGTTGCTCATATAGAATAGCGGTAGTGTCGATAAAAAAATCCTATCCAGGGCAGGCAAAAAGAATTGTTATGGGCATACTTTCCTTTCTAAAGCAATTTTTATACACGAAGTTTATTATCGTTGTTGATGATGATATAAATATACGTGATTGGAAGGAAGTGATGTGGGCAATGTCAACAAGGATGGACCCTGTGCGTGATACAATCATGATAGAAAATGCACCTATTGATTATTTAGACTTTGCTTCCCCTGAAAGTGGACTTGGAGGTAAGATGGGATTTGATGCGACAAATAAAATCCCGCCTGAAACCAAACGAGAGTGGGGAAAGAAAATTGAGATGAGTGAGGAAATAGTAAGGAAAGTCGCGGAGAAGTGGGAGGAATATATGGACTAGACTTCTTGCATAAAAGCAGAAAAAAGTTTGGCGTTTTTTATAATGCCGCATTAACTGATAATTGTGCGTCACAGTGCCCTTTTTTTGTCATCCTATAGCTATACCGCCGCGGTATCTCTTAGCCGCTAACAAGTAGTGGGATGACGAGCTTATCGTCATCCtgccgcgaaccgtcataccgccgcggtatctcatcagctaacaagcagcgggatacTTAGGGATGACGGTTGTTGTTTAGCtgtaaatattaagaaatttaccaaatgaaaaaaaaggcaaaagaagccctggggttattatccgctttaaaatattggcgttttttatgttttaaacgcttGACAAGCGAGATTCAGCcgcttttaattgcaactaacttacgctgcaaatgtttaagaaatttactaagcagaaaaaaagacaaagaatccccgagttagctagtcttttactatctctgtcgagtattggcattttttgatgtcttgtaacgctttataagcgcgttcagcttatttagataaaaatctagatgtagatgaagttttgtaaagacatacagtatctatatactgcaaaaaattggtatccgttcagcggagtggcagaataaggtagacaaggtgatctaaaaagataatcatagagcaaaagtgaaataatatggtaaaccttttagaactttgcaaaaatttacagcaaaaaatagaaaggttagaagcaaaaatagaaagattggaaaaagagaatgaaagtttaaaagcagaaaataaggctttaaagatagaaaatgctgagttaagagaaagactcggtttaagctcaaaaaattcatcaataccaagttccaaagagttgtataaaataaaaaagaataagccgaaaagcgaaaggaatattggcggtcaggttggtcataaaggaagttttcgcgccaacatggatgcagataaagtagtaaagatagagttgcctaatacttgcgaatgcggaggagaaattgcaatatgtgaaaaaccatatattcatcagaaagttgatcttccagaaatcaagccttatgtagtggaatatcagttagaacatggccgttgtcggagatgcggaaagagaagaagtagcaagttaccggaaggtgttacgccagatacatttggtccaagggttaagtcaataattgcagcgttcagcggattctacaaaaattcaaaacgcgaaatagcgagtgtcgtaaatgatatcttcaatttgaacataagcgtcggtagcatatcaaatagtgaacatagagttgcttcaaaatgcaaaaaaatgta is a genomic window containing:
- the LOC123257859 gene encoding uncharacterized protein RP821-like; the protein is MKMFPLLKVVLSMRSKVVSKAPCQEVVLTGDEVDLSLLPIQICWPNEPAPLITWPIVVTKGPTKDKQDNFNLGIYRMQVIDKKTTLMRWLAHRGGAGHHKRWKEKEQNMKFPAAAVIGSDPATIIAAVTPVPETLSEYQFAGLLRKKPLELVNCKTIPLQVPAHAEIVLEGYVSLDRYQDEGPYGDHTGYYNSVEQFPEFNITAITMRKNPIYLSTFTGKPPDEPSILGEALNEIFVPILINQFPEIVDFYLPPEGCSYRIAVVSIKKSYPGQAKRIVMGILSFLKQFLYTKFIIVVDDDINIRDWKEVMWAMSTRMDPVRDTIMIENAPIDYLDFASPESGLGDWRKQIQ